TAGACTTCACTACTCTGTTAGTTCTCTAAAAGATTGCCCTAATCTACAATTTTTTAGACCTGATTAACTATAGTCCAATTCGATCTGAAAATGTGAGGGTTTTTTGAAGCTTTAATACGCATTTTTAGACCAAGTCTAGATTCGACCCGAAGAAGCCCCAAAACCCGTTTCAGTCTGAAAAGCCCGCATCAAATTTATGGGTTTGTGCATGAGTTTTTATGACAAAGTACGACCCAACTACAATTTTGAGAAACAAACGAAAATCAAGTGAATTGATAATACAAAGTAGTATCTGAGAAGAGGCATGTGAGGACCACATACTATAAAGAGACCGAAGAAAAGAAATTGAGGCAGTATTTAGGGTCGGGAGGAGTAATAACCTTTGATTTGCACAAGGACAAATGAGATTAACTACACTTCTTAGTTCTTAATTAAGAATAAAACCGACTATCTTATTTGGTTAAAGCTTAAagtcatacttcctccgtttcgcaatagatgcatcatttcttttttcacgtaTCCCAACATGATTTtgtgaacattaatatctctagttgcgtgtaagtaaaaattataaaaaattgatatttggaatcctcacattaatacgaatttaacaagatctcacttcactatgtttgtttttacacaatgtgaaagaataattgtcaaagttagttaatgaatagtgtctaaaagagaaacgatgcatctattgcggAACGGGGAAAGTACAAGATTGGTACACGAATATGTCACACTTGTAATGTAGACCGAATTAAAGTGGTACAACTACTCAGTAAAATAACCGAAAACGGATTACTTGATACTTGTAATAGGTTTACATTTCATTTCAATAATACTTGGTACAAATGAGTTCAAAACTTGGAGTTGGAGCTAAGTTCTTTTATTCCCATTTACATAGCTTAGCAAAAGGATTAATTTTATCTATAATACCCAGCTCCTATTCCCTCCTACAATTCTACAACAATACTAAACAAATCTAAAACTTCCAATTAAGCTAAACTATAATTATACAATAGTAACTAATATGAACAACTAGCATGACTATTATCTGGGATCTGATACTTTCGAAACAAGAACCATCTTCAATTGTTCTTGACTGTAATACCGATTACACATCTTTACCGTCGCTTGTTGAATCATCAACTCATTTACAACCGAAACACTAGCATGTGTTACATCCAATTCCAACTCCTTCAACGCCGCCATTAACCTCGCTGCTGGGTGGTTCTTCTTGTTGCAGTTCACTCTTATCATCGCTTCCCACCCAATTATCTTTACATCGATCTCCAAATCCATTAACTGTTGTTTGATTCCGTTCTTTACATCACTCTCAAAGAAcggtggttgttgttgttgttggtgttgttggttTTGTGATCCTTTGTTGGATAACAATTCTTTCTTCATCTCTTCAACTTGAGCAATTAACCCCTCTTTTTCCGACTCGAAATCGGTGAGCTTCGTTCTAAGCTCGTTTATGTAAGAAATGGCGTCGCCTAAAAGCGACGCTTTATCCATTTTTGAAACGTTGGGGACAACTGCTCGAAGTGCGTAGAATCTTTGGTTTAGCTTCTCCCTTCGTTGTCGTTCTGCTTCTACATGGTTTAATGGCTCTTCTCTACCGTTAGCCGGTTTCCGTCCACGTTTCCTCGGCCGTTTTTCCGGCTCCGGCGCCACCACTATACTACTATCAACCTCCCGAATTGAAGCATCTAAATCGGAATGACCTGAATCAGCGCCGCCGTTATTGCTCGATTTTCCGATCCCGGAAGAAGCTAAGATCACACCGGAAGTGAAAGATAACATCCCTTCATCGTTACTTCCTCGGGAATTCGTCGGGCGTTTCTTCTTATTGCTATTATCATCCATTAAAAACTGTGAATTCGTCCCAAACAGCCCAACATTTCCATTGTTAGAGTTGCTATTATTGTTATTTGTGGACCTCTTtgcatcaccaccaccaccgaaaCTCAAAATTTCCCCAGATTCCGGCTTTAAACTTCCATTGATTTTGGATGCGCCTCCATTACACCCAGCATAATCGGAAAAATTCAACTCTCTAGTGAAAAACCCACCTTTCTGAATCTCACTAGGGTTGCTCTTAATCGGGCTATCCAAATTGATCACTTTCGGTTGCTGAGCTGGCGGAGGAGGTTGCGGCGGCGGAGGAGTCGGAGTTTTCCTCAACTCCGGCGGGTTTGGATCGTTGATCCACATCGCCGTAGGGTCACTCTCGCCGGAAGGGGCGGGGGCGGGGGCGGGTAACGGAACAGACCACGAACAATCCGAGTCGCCAGGCCCAGGCCCATAACAGAACAACGCCCTCACCTTGTTCATCAAATCATGACTCTGAAAAATCAACTCAGTGGACCCCAGCTCAACAACGCCGTTCAACACCGGAATCGATACCATCGTCTGAAGCCCGAAACACGATCCTTGTTTAGCCCGATTACACGGCGAGGTAGAAAGCCGGTCGACCCCCGCCGCCCAAATCGGGTTAGAGCTCAAATGGGCCTGACCCGGTAAATCCTCACCGCTGGCAAAAGTATGAGTCATGGAAATGAGGAAGAACCACTCAGTATCAGTTACTTCCTCCTCGACGGGGGAATCCTCCGCCGGCGAAGCACCGGAAATGAGCGAGTTCAGCTCACGGAGCACCTTTTTCCGGTGTTCTTGCTCAGCTGAATCCTGCAAAATTTTGTTACTATTTTGAGTATTTTCCATCTTATCCCTTCGAGTGTTCTTATCTTCTCCCCTGTAATACCCATCGCCCCACCCGAGTAGAGGTTGACCGGAAAAATCAACGCTGTACTGCCAGAAGATAGCGTAGGTCCAGCTCTCGCCGCGGACGGTGGCGGGGTAATCAATCAACGCTTGGAGTCGGCTTTGAAGGGTGTCTTGCGCGGTGATGGTAGCGGGTG
This Spinacia oleracea cultivar Varoflay chromosome 6, BTI_SOV_V1, whole genome shotgun sequence DNA region includes the following protein-coding sequences:
- the LOC110792071 gene encoding transcription factor MYC2, with protein sequence MMNLWSSDDINGSSSSPLLMMDSYQPSPTPSATTPATITAQDTLQSRLQALIDYPATVRGESWTYAIFWQYSVDFSGQPLLGWGDGYYRGEDKNTRRDKMENTQNSNKILQDSAEQEHRKKVLRELNSLISGASPAEDSPVEEEVTDTEWFFLISMTHTFASGEDLPGQAHLSSNPIWAAGVDRLSTSPCNRAKQGSCFGLQTMVSIPVLNGVVELGSTELIFQSHDLMNKVRALFCYGPGPGDSDCSWSVPLPAPAPAPSGESDPTAMWINDPNPPELRKTPTPPPPQPPPPAQQPKVINLDSPIKSNPSEIQKGGFFTRELNFSDYAGCNGGASKINGSLKPESGEILSFGGGGDAKRSTNNNNSNSNNGNVGLFGTNSQFLMDDNSNKKKRPTNSRGSNDEGMLSFTSGVILASSGIGKSSNNGGADSGHSDLDASIREVDSSIVVAPEPEKRPRKRGRKPANGREEPLNHVEAERQRREKLNQRFYALRAVVPNVSKMDKASLLGDAISYINELRTKLTDFESEKEGLIAQVEEMKKELLSNKGSQNQQHQQQQQPPFFESDVKNGIKQQLMDLEIDVKIIGWEAMIRVNCNKKNHPAARLMAALKELELDVTHASVSVVNELMIQQATVKMCNRYYSQEQLKMVLVSKVSDPR